A stretch of Lathyrus oleraceus cultivar Zhongwan6 chromosome 6, CAAS_Psat_ZW6_1.0, whole genome shotgun sequence DNA encodes these proteins:
- the LOC127091832 gene encoding uncharacterized protein LOC127091832, which produces MSSLAAARADNFYYPPEWDPSQGSLNTFHGQHALRERARKIDQGILIIRFEMPYNIWCGGCNAMIAKGVRFNAEKKQVGNYYSTKIWSFTMKAACCRQEITIQTDPKNCEYVIISGAQKKTEDFDVEDAETFELPADEEKGKLADPFYRLEHQEADLKKKKEAEPVLVRLQRMSDARHSDDYAINKSLRAKLRSQKKRVAEEEAASRKRGLGIRLLPASEQDAATAAKVKFSSKFEKNRKDKRALINSGSIFPGLSASSMSSKRRLELESKRRKISASAASSLLAGGYKPSSWSEGAVLSSRQKGASMNSRH; this is translated from the exons ATG TCCTCCCTTGCAGCTGCTAGAGCAGATAACTTTTACTATCCCCCAGAATGGGATCCAAGCCAG GGTTCTCTGAACACGTTCCATGGCCAACATGCCTTAAGAGAGAGAGCAAGGAAGATAGATCAGGGTATCTTGATTATAAG GTTTGAGATGCCTTATAATATATGGTGTGGAGGATGCAATGCTATGATTGCAAAGGGTGTCCGGTTCAATGCAGAGAAGAAGCAAGTTGGGAATTACTATTCTACGAAG ATATGGAGCTTTACCATGAAAGCTGCATGCTGTAGACAAGAGATCACCATCCAGACTGATCCAAAGAACTGTGAGTATGTGATCATCAGTGGAGCTCAGAAAAAAACTGAGGACTTTGATGTTGAGGATGCCGAAACTTTTGAATTACCTGCTGATGAAG AAAAAGGGAAGCTTGCTGATCCATTTTATCGCCTCGAACACCAGGAAGCAGACTTGAAGAAAAAGAAAGAAGCTGAACCAGTGCTTGTTCGTCTCCAGCGAATGTCTGATGCCAGACATTCGGATGACTATGCCATAAATAAGAGTCTCCGGGCCAAACTTAGA AGTCAAAAGAAAAGAGTTGCTGAAGAAGAAGCTGCATCTAGGAAAAGGGGCCTTGGAATTCGACTACTTCCAGCTTCTGAACAAGATGCTGCCACAGCAGCAAAAGTGAAGTTTTCTAGTAAGTTTGAAAAAAATAGGAAGGACAAACGGGCATTGATCAACTCTGGTTCCATATTCCCAGGATTGTCTGCCTCATCCATGTCTAGTAAGAGAAGGCTAGAGCTAGAGTCTAAAAGAAGAAAAATTTCTGCAAGTGCGGCATCTAGCCTTTTGGCTGGGGGATATAAACCGTCATCATGGTCAGAGGGCGCTGTTTTGTCAAGCAGGCAAAAGGGAGCTTCAATGAATTCAAGACACTAG